The proteins below are encoded in one region of Tiliqua scincoides isolate rTilSci1 chromosome 7, rTilSci1.hap2, whole genome shotgun sequence:
- the PICK1 gene encoding PRKCA-binding protein: MFTDLDYDIEEDKLGIPTVPGTVTLKKDSQNLIGISIGGGAQYCPCLYIVQVFDNTPAALDGTLAAGDEITGVNGKSVKGKTKVEVAKMIQVVKGEVTIHYNKLQADPKQGKTLDIVLKKVKHRLVENMSSGTADALGLSRAILCNDGLVKRLEELERTAELYKGMTEHTKSLLRAFFELSQTHRAFGDVFSVIGVREPQPAASEAFVKFADAHRSIEKFGIRLLKTVKPMLTDLNTYLNKAIPDTRLTIKKYLDVKFEYLSYCLKVKEMDDEEYSCIALGEPLYRVSTGNYEYRLILRCRQEARSRFAKMRKDVLEKMELLDQKHVQDIVFQLQRFVSALSKYYDDCYAVLRDADVFPIEVDLARTTLTYGQKDIFTDGAEDEEEEEGGEGSESNRKEEENSEKLIDDA, translated from the exons ATGTTTACTGACTTGGACTATGACATTGAGGAGGACAAATT GGGAATTCCCACTGTGCCTGGGACAGTGACCCTGAAAAAGGACTCTCAAAATCTGATTGGAATCAGCATAGGAGGAGGGGCTCAGTACTGTCCCTGCCTCTACATTGTTCAG GTATTTGATAACACTCCTGCAGCACTAGATGGAACTTTGGCAGCTGGTGATGAAATCACAGGTGTGAATGGAAAGTCGGTCAAAGGGAAAACTAAAGTGGAAGTGGCCAAAATGATACAGGTGGTGAAG GGGGAAGTGACAATTCACTACAACAAACTCCAGGCTGATCCCAAGCAGGGAAAGACCTTGGACATTG TGCTGAAGAAAGTGAAGCATCGCCTGGTGGAGAACATGAGCTCAGGGACAGCAGATGCCCTGGGACTGAGCCGAGCCATTCTCTGTAATG ATGGGTTGGTGAAGAGATTAGAAGAACTGGAGAGGACTGCAGAGCTGTACAAAG GCATGACAGAACACACAAAGAGCCTCCTCAGAGCCTTCTTTGAACTATCTCAGACTCACAGAG cttTTGGTGATGTTTTCTCAGTCATTGGTGTTCGGGAGCCTCAGCCAGCTGCCAGCGAAGCATTTGTGAAATTTGCAGATGCCCATCGCAGCATCGAGAAGTTTGGAATCCGCCTTCTAAAAACTGTCAAACCG ATGCTGACTGACTTGAACACTTACCTGAACAAAGCCATTCCTGATACAAGGTTAACCATCAAAAAGTATTTGGATGTCAAGTTTGAGTATTTG TCTTATTGTCTCAAGGTGAAGGAAATGGATGATGAAGAATACAGCTGCATT gcactgggagagcctcTCTACCGGGTCAGCACTGGGAATTATGAATACCGCTTAATTCTGCGCTGCCGCCAGGAGGCACGGTCGCGTTTTGCCAAAATGAGAAAGGATGTGCTAGAGAAGATGGAGCTGCTGGATCAGAAACATG TGCAAGACATCGTGTTCCAGCTGCAGCGCTTTGTATCTGCCCTCTCCAAGTACTATGACGACTGCTACGCTGTGCTGCGGGATGCAGATGTCTTCCCCATCGAAGTGGACCTGGCACGTACCACACTGACTTATGGCCAGAAGGACATCTTCACGGATGGAgcagaggatgaggaggaagaggaaggtggaGAAGGCAGCGAAAGcaacaggaaggaagaagagaacagCGAGAAACTCATTGATGATGCCTGA